The following proteins are co-located in the Cydia pomonella isolate Wapato2018A chromosome 19, ilCydPomo1, whole genome shotgun sequence genome:
- the LOC133528179 gene encoding uncharacterized protein LOC133528179, whose amino-acid sequence MENSETSNNQTASGFIDDYSHLRLSYYQLRGRNNSLSFDQSNRKSQDTQDNSTLNHTARMDVSVCESPVVQDISIKNHGCTERMGVSGSESSVQDIEIERQRRREYYISQIPDLPHPSYTMASIIAAKSRQMGGNFAYNNRIEKGNAEIEFSPRDRSTMLPCQFKREN is encoded by the coding sequence ATGGAAAACAGTGAAACATCGAATAATCAAACAGCCAGCGGCTTCATAGACGATTATTCCCATCTCCGCTTATCCTATTATCAGCTACGAGGAAGGAATAATTCATTATCATTCGATCAGTCAAACCGTAAGTCTCAAGATACCCAAGATAACTCAACACTGAATCATACCGCGAGAATGGATGTTTCTGTATGTGAATCACCCGTTGTGCAAGATATATCAATAAAGAATCATGGCTGCACCGAGAGAATGGGTGTATCTGGATCCGAATCATCCGTGCAAGATATAGAAATAGAACGGCAGCGTCGACGTGAATATTACATATCCCAGATACCGGATTTGCCTCATCCATCGTACACTATGGCGTCAATAATAGCGGCTAAGTCTCGCCAAATGGGCGGTAATTTTGCCTATAATAACAGAATTGAAAAAGGCAACGCTGAGATCGAGTTTTCGCCGCGGGATAGGTCAACTATGCTGCCTTGTCAGTTTAAACGTGAGAATTGA
- the LOC133528178 gene encoding uncharacterized protein LOC133528178, with the protein MKVAACLLALVALAASAPQPRKDFHEHFRDFLDLIIQEAGEQMEELSATYEQFDDFNAAMNYVQSAGFKEIVAEMESLPEFQAVVDFLEADNIDITFFLDILDEVVNAIPSSRRTRQASGTSLTSFIQDSIAFFPKEKLDALFHQKKEDDEEFRNAIDNLFSDEWRTTFSALLETPQFQQEADTLLENGIDLHAVFDEIVAIFGQNK; encoded by the exons ATGAAGGTAGCCGCTTGCTTGCTCGCTCTAGTTGCCCTGGCCGCTTCGGCACCTCAGCCGAGGAAGGACTTCCACGAACACTTCCGGGACTTCCTTGACTTGATCATACAAGAGGCTGGGGAGCAAATGGAGGAACTGAGTGCGACCTACGAGCAGTTCGACGATTTTAATGCTGCGATGAACTACGTGCAGTCCGCCGGCTTCAAGGAAATTGTTGCGGAAATGGAGTCTCTGCCTGAGTTCCAAGCT GTGGTTGACTTCCTGGAGGCTGACAATATTGACATCACCTTCTTCCTGGACATACTTGACGAAGTTGTCA ACGCCATCCCCAGCTCCCGCCGCACTCGCCAGGCCTCCGGCACTTCTCTAACCTCCTTCATTCAGGACAGCATTGCCTTCTTCCCCAAAGAAAAGCTGGACGCTCTCTTCCATCAGAAGAAGGAGGACGATGAGGAGTTCAGGAACGCCATCGACAACCTGTTCTCTGACGAATGGAGAACTACATTCAGCGCTCTGCTCGAGACTCCTCAATTCCAACAGGAGGCTGATACTCTGCTCGAAAATGGAATTGATCTTCATGCTGTGTTCGACGAAATTGTTGCTATTTTTGGGCAGAACAAGTAA
- the LOC133528177 gene encoding uncharacterized protein LOC133528177, whose product MFSPSVNDQALIMKIAYAVFFGFHVFCSVGSTASLSKTELTNEELTVTEDEFPVTESAEETSYLNRTEANVDLTGSKINDSEIFENGQTAKEDHQRSFIYIQNAKSRLPWKTKTHGSFFIDDFSNAKAVVRGGNDNLRPFKFVSQPIKTSYYKESTPAQNSRRNKNENKYVSRNFSFPVKSNIENKKGAKNWDEMQRYVPYNDKTMQASKTDASQPYYANKGYQLPYKINPPQRQNTKTRIEHKVNKSVRFPYQRGNYKIPYATPVSATVIVPTVLYEHKKPKENNKYSPHNEGIDESQFNCFNKDCGSRPNNYRVNMNNGIMRGMNCVCQNIPMFHAQAQDWRARKKPLTASEKAYIRALNSNNTDDYPYELLIKEMKKLTRIVDGLDSNVSN is encoded by the exons ATGTTTAGTCCATCGGTGAACGATCAGGCGTTGATAATGAAAATTGCGTACGCTGTTTTTTTCGGATTCCACGTTTTTTGTTCCGTCGGATCCACTGCTTCCTTGAGCAAAACGGAA CTTACAAATGAAGAATTAACTGTGACTGAAGATGAATTTCCTGTAACTGAGTCTGCCGAAGAAACGTCATACTTAAACCGAACCGAAGCAAACGTTGATCTAACTGGGAGTAAAATCAACGACTCGGAAATATTTGAAAATGGCCAAACAGCTAAAGAAGATCACCAAAGGTCATTCATATATATACAAAATGCTAAATCTCGATTGCCGTGGAAGACTAAGACACATGGGTCATTCTTTATAGACGATTTTAGTAATGCCAAAGCAGTTGTTCGTGGTGGAAATGACAATTTAAGGCCGTTCAAATTTGTATCACAACCAATAAAAACCAGTTATTACAAAGAATCCACACCGGCTCAAAACTCGCGAAggaataaaaacgaaaataaatacGTTTCGAGAAATTTTTCTTTCCCGGTGAAATCgaatatagaaaataaaaaaggagCGAAAAATTGGGATGAAATGCAACGATACGTCCCATATAATGATAAAACTATGCAGGCCTCTAAAACGGATGCGTCACAGCCTTACTATGCCAATAAAGGATATCAATTACCCTACAAAATAAATCCTCCACAACGACAAAATACTAAAACACGAATTGAGCATAAAGTTAATAAAAGTGTCCGCTTTCCGTATCAACGCGGTAATTACAAAATTCCTTATGCAACGCCAGTTTCTGCAACAGTTATTGTACCTACTGTATTATACGAACATAAAAAACCTAAAGAAAATAACAAGTACTCACCACATAACGAAGGAATAGACGAAAGTCAATTCAATTGTTTCAACAAGGACTGTGGGAGCAGACCAAATAACTATCGTGTGAATATGAATAATGGGATAATGCGTGGGATGAATTGTGTATGTCAGAATATACCTATGTTTCATGCACAAGCTCAGGATTGGCGGGCAAGGAAAAAACCTTTGACTGCGAGTGAAAAAGCATATATTCGAGCTCTCAATTCAAACAATACTGACGACTATCCTTACGAACTACTGATCAAAGAAATGAAGAAGTTGACACGAATAGTGGACGGATTGGACAGCAACGTAAGCAACTGA